The proteins below come from a single Leptospira ellinghausenii genomic window:
- a CDS encoding NAD(P)-binding protein — MSESDLKSSNTPIVVGSGITGASIMMMKPEVRLFDKARNAGGRVTTKELQDLGIRFDIGATMFRDQMEVNWLGKTSSYNLFEIWNSNLVSVETKQIYDNHHYYPVYGMESIAKGMLKNHPSSQSMTLKSIKQNNDDGWNCDFYSNTNKRLEQVSSKEVILTLPIPQILEIFKHSETNHNLEKWIQFLEPYNDYRKTLVSLFYWKNWKPDLETFGLIQNSKFPVNTVLERGEDWEYQSWEFIKYPTKNDHGSTLLVQFSAMFSESHFEYWMDPDKKPTPFYEEMLTSTLKEKWQAPNPDGIWNHRWKFAQAQMPLLGRQGALQLDSEEFLEWKSLCKETGIMVLGDWLFGSKIERIIGGVYFLIHNGIL, encoded by the coding sequence GCAAGAAATGCTGGTGGAAGGGTAACCACAAAAGAATTACAAGATTTGGGAATTCGATTTGATATTGGAGCTACAATGTTCCGAGACCAAATGGAAGTCAATTGGTTAGGCAAAACTTCATCCTATAATTTGTTTGAGATATGGAATTCGAATCTTGTCTCGGTTGAAACAAAACAAATCTATGACAACCACCACTATTATCCAGTGTATGGAATGGAATCAATTGCGAAGGGAATGTTAAAAAACCACCCTTCTTCCCAAAGTATGACATTAAAATCCATCAAACAGAATAATGACGATGGATGGAATTGTGATTTTTATTCCAATACAAACAAACGATTGGAACAAGTTTCTTCAAAAGAAGTGATCCTTACCCTCCCAATCCCTCAAATCCTAGAAATATTCAAACATTCTGAAACGAATCACAACCTAGAAAAATGGATTCAGTTCTTAGAACCTTATAATGATTACCGGAAAACTCTTGTTAGTTTATTTTATTGGAAAAACTGGAAACCAGACTTGGAAACATTCGGACTAATCCAAAATTCCAAATTCCCAGTGAATACAGTTTTAGAACGGGGGGAAGATTGGGAATACCAAAGTTGGGAATTTATCAAATACCCAACGAAAAATGATCATGGATCCACATTACTCGTACAATTTTCAGCGATGTTTTCTGAATCACATTTTGAATATTGGATGGATCCAGATAAAAAACCAACTCCCTTTTATGAAGAAATGTTAACTTCTACCTTAAAGGAAAAATGGCAGGCACCAAACCCCGATGGAATTTGGAACCACCGCTGGAAGTTTGCACAGGCTCAGATGCCACTCCTTGGTCGTCAGGGAGCCTTACAACTTGACTCAGAGGAATTCTTAGAATGGAAATCCCTTTGTAAGGAAACTGGTATCATGGTGTTAGGTGACTGGTTATTTGGATCAAAAATTGAAAGGATCATCGGAGGAGTTTATTTTCTCATCCATAATGGTATCTTATGA
- a CDS encoding alpha/beta hydrolase → MKRTFKLFSFILFFSLILLFGIAYYFSGMVLYPKVRCNPDHHVYCDGPKELGLEFDEVNITTEDKLNLVSYWIPAKQSKGTILMVHGHGGQRNEGLRFSKSLHQAGYNLLLLSLRRNHGGYATMGGLEQKDVDAALQFLKAKGENKIGIFGFSMGSATSIIAMANHKEIKAGLFSSGYASAMDVLIESAKRDFGIPYYPLIPVVKLVLDYRSGIDMNSVRPIDSIANIQPRPIAIFHCKMDDYVDYHHAEDLYAKAKEPKSLWAPECNRHERIWNFDPKEAEKRTVVFFTEYLK, encoded by the coding sequence ATGAAACGAACCTTCAAACTTTTCTCGTTTATTTTGTTTTTTAGTCTCATCCTACTCTTTGGCATCGCCTATTATTTTTCAGGGATGGTGTTATACCCCAAAGTTCGATGTAACCCGGACCATCATGTATATTGTGACGGACCAAAAGAATTGGGATTGGAATTTGATGAAGTAAACATTACTACCGAGGACAAATTGAACCTTGTTAGTTACTGGATCCCCGCCAAACAATCCAAAGGAACAATTCTTATGGTCCATGGGCATGGTGGCCAGAGGAATGAGGGCCTTCGTTTTTCCAAGAGCCTACACCAAGCAGGATACAACTTACTACTCCTAAGCCTTCGCAGAAACCATGGTGGGTATGCAACGATGGGTGGTCTTGAACAAAAAGATGTGGATGCTGCGCTGCAATTCTTAAAGGCAAAAGGAGAAAACAAAATTGGGATTTTTGGATTTTCCATGGGGTCTGCGACAAGTATCATTGCTATGGCTAACCACAAAGAAATCAAAGCTGGTCTTTTTAGCAGCGGGTATGCGAGTGCGATGGATGTGCTCATCGAATCCGCCAAACGTGATTTTGGAATTCCTTACTATCCCCTCATCCCAGTTGTGAAATTAGTATTGGACTACCGAAGTGGAATTGATATGAATTCTGTGAGACCAATTGATTCGATCGCGAATATCCAGCCAAGGCCTATTGCCATTTTTCATTGTAAGATGGATGATTATGTAGACTACCACCATGCTGAGGACTTATATGCCAAAGCAAAAGAACCTAAAAGTCTATGGGCACCTGAATGCAATCGCCACGAACGGATTTGGAATTTTGATCCTAAAGAAGCAGAAAAAAGGACTGTTGTTTTTTTTACGGAGTATTTGAAGTAA
- a CDS encoding DUF1499 domain-containing protein yields the protein MEAALGVFFICCMSVLSPFSGVDEGELRGCPPSPNCVSSQSMKYNFVHKVDPIVYSTSREEAYKRISKFFHESENIFISEEKEGEYIRIIFFTKVFRFPDRVEVYFPSDKNEVQVRSQSLLGLWDIFANRRRVNSFREILGKAES from the coding sequence ATGGAAGCAGCTTTAGGTGTATTTTTCATTTGTTGTATGAGCGTTCTCAGTCCCTTTTCCGGTGTAGACGAAGGTGAACTTCGAGGTTGTCCTCCTTCACCTAACTGTGTTTCGTCGCAAAGTATGAAATACAATTTTGTTCATAAAGTGGATCCTATTGTGTATTCAACTTCAAGAGAGGAGGCGTACAAACGAATTTCCAAATTTTTTCATGAGTCAGAAAATATCTTTATCAGTGAAGAGAAAGAAGGGGAATACATTCGAATCATATTTTTTACAAAAGTGTTTCGGTTTCCCGACCGAGTGGAAGTTTACTTTCCAAGTGACAAAAATGAAGTCCAGGTCAGGTCTCAGTCACTCCTTGGCCTTTGGGATATTTTTGCCAACCGAAGGAGGGTGAATTCTTTTCGGGAAATCTTAGGTAAAGCCGAATCATAA